The DNA segment TTCTTGTGATTTAAGATTTTTTTATAATTTATTAATTAATAATTATAAATATTTTATATTTCGAGGAATTAAGTATAGATAACTACTCAAAATGACTATATTTTATGCTAGCTACCCAATATTTCCATGTAATATTACTTAGCAAATAGGTCTTTATGAGGTATTTACTCAAATATATGTTACTTACATCTTTAGGTATATATACGCTGCACAAAAGGATTTTTTGAGAAAAATGTGTGAGATATCCTTTTTTAAAAGACTATTTTGTGTAGAATTTAGCAGTTATTGATAATATCATTTGCAAAAGGAACAAAAAGTATTAGATATTAATTTCACTTAAGCTCAATATCAAGTGTTATTTGCTATTGCAATCCATAGATATAAAGATGAAAGTAAACATTACCTAAATGCAGTGATATCAACTTTATATCTTGGTAAAAATATGAGAATTATTAATAGCCTTCTATCGTATAACCGGTAGCCACAATTACCTGTTTAATAGACTCCTCAGAAGCTTTAGAGTCTACAGTGACTGTTTTCTCTTTAACATCTACCCTCACTAGAGCATCTGGCTCCATCACATGAATAGACTCAGTAATTTTTACTGCACAGCCATCACAGGCAATACCAGGAACATTAAGTTTTAGAGACATG comes from the Nostoc sp. PCC 7120 = FACHB-418 genome and includes:
- a CDS encoding heavy-metal-associated domain-containing protein — its product is MSLKLNVPGIACDGCAVKITESIHVMEPDALVRVDVKEKTVTVDSKASEESIKQVIVATGYTIEGY